TAGATAAGAGGTTTCTCaagatgagaatcacacattaacaaccaaaatggagggagttctcacccaaatttggggtggaccccctccaaagagagatacctttgcactctcacagagaccagaatgaTCAGGTCTCTGATATTGAGgttttaattaatatatacagcTGTAAAACTGAGACCATTTTCCCACTCAGATTGAGACCATTAAAATGAGTTCAAACATTATACAGAAATCATCTTCCAAGTTCCAATATAACATTTCAGTTCAACACTCTTACATTAATTTCTCTGTCCCTAGTTCACCTCAGCACGGAAAAGTacggagagagaaccagagacagaggtctgagataataataataataataattcatttatttttatagcgcttttctgaatacccaaagtcgctttacaAGTGTGAGGAcaagcaaaacaagacaacagtaaaatataaaagacaaaggatcgaacaaaacaaacaaacagaacattttagaaAGAAAAGCTAACATATAAGTCTAatagtggaggggagggagcaggggatgttcaggtgaaggcgaggttgaaaaggtgagttttgaggGATTGTTTAAATAGTGCTATGTTGGGAGCCAaacggatggggagagggaggtcattccagagggagggtgcagcagcagagaaggccctgtcaccccaggtctggcgcttagtcctgatggttttaagagtgtttgcgccggcggacctgaggcaacgggtaggggcgtggagggggaggaggtcagaAAGGTAGGGAGGGGCCAGGTTATTTAGGGCTTTGAAGGTAGTGAGTAGTATTTTGAAGTTAATTCTGTGTTTGaccgggagccagtggaggtttTGGCTGAGATAAGAGTCTCTGCAGGGGGGTGAGAATTTCAACAATTGCGACAGCCTCTGGGCAAGGTTTGTTGGGGTCACAATAGACTAGCACCTAACCACCGACAAATTAGTAGTTAACCAGGTTTTTCCCGTTCCAAAAGGTCCATTCCTGACATCTGTGATTTTCCCTTGGCAAACTACTTCACACCCCATTACCGACCACAGGTAAATCATTAAACGGAAGGTAATACCCTCTTGTCTACCCAGTTTGTCAGTGGCTTCCTTCCACGCTCCACTTCCTTCTGCACTGACTCTGTTTATCCTTCCAACAATAATCTCCCCCCGGAGCTGCCAAGATGTCTGTTTGCTCTGGTTTAATGACAAGGATGAGTGCAAAGGTCTGCACTCACATCTcatctgtaaacaaacaaacgctcCAGTGTTCTTAACCCATCCACGTAACCCACCTGGATCTCATCTTAGGATAATGGCTGGCGTGGCACATTTCCGTTCTGAGAGCTTTTTCAGTCCTTTTGAGTTGCCTGTGTTTATGGTGGCACACTAGCAGAGAGACCATGGGCTGGCACATAAAAGTGACACTCAAGTACGAGATGTTCTTCAGATGCGATCGATGACTAAGCAACAAGACATCTGCACCTTGTTTATGTGTCTTTGTCTGGGAGtcagttttttctcttttgaaaCAATAGTTTAAATGGGCCAGGTCAAGCCTCTCAGCCACCCACCCCCGTGCATTTCAGTTTTACATTCGTCCTGAGCTCGATGGCACGAGCCAATAAGAGGTGGGagattaaaatataaatgtggGGCATGTTTGGTCTAGCGGGGGACTTACCGGGACTGTGGGGGGGTTAAAGTGGGTGTTGTAGACGCGACCGCTCGCGAGATGCACCCAACGGGAGGTGAGGCGGTCTTTGATGGTCACGAAAGGCACGTTCAGGTTGATGACAGTGTCCACGTTGCAAACGCTTTCCAGCGACTCGGCCTGGGACACTGTCCGAGGGAAGCCTGGCaggggagagtaagagaggccCCTAAGAGAGGTTCTTCCCACGGGtgcatccccctcccccctccgctGCACCCCTGTTATAGAACTCTTTTGGCATAACTCCAGAGCAGAGCTGTGGTGAAAGAACAGTGTAGCCCTGCACAGCATTGGAGTAGATCTCTCAATGCAGACCACACAAAAGTCCCTTCTGTTCAAGCAATGCAAGAACACTCTGATGGGAGACTGGAGGAATCTTGAAAAACCTTAATTTGATAAGCTCAGTTGCAATGTGACAATGACAACATGACAACAGCATGACAGCAACAGCTTGATAGTTTAAACTGTGCCAAATAGCTACTTGATCCACAAATATAAATGCATGTGACAAAGGACAGCAAAGGTAGTAGGGGGAAGGAGCTTGTTTTTACCATCTAGCAGCCAGCTGCTTTGCTCTATGTTGCGCAGGTTTGATAGGATGAGACGGGAAATTACATCATCAGGCACTAACTGACCCTGGTCGATGCAGGACTTCATGAGAAGCCCCAACTCTGTTCCAGAAATCAAGGAATGGAAAGATTCATTAGGGAAATGGACATAGTTATTTACACACATCAAGTGAATTCCAATGCATAACAACTTTCAGTGAGATGAAATACTGTATTGTCATATCCTCATTGTATAGTGGAATGAAATACTGTACATTTGCAACAGTGCAACAGCCACTTGTGAGTCAAGGCTGTTTTGGTATAAATTTCTTTGTGAGTGGTAAATAGTTAAATTTGGCCAGAACCAAGTGACTACGTCATGACCTCTATTTTCCAAGAAAAGGCCAGTGCAAACAATGCAAGACTTGAGTCTGGTGAAATCTACAGTGAATTGGAATATCTTAATGTCCCAGTGTTTTTTCATGTGCTGCTGTGGTTCACTGTTTTGCTGCGAGGTTTGGGTGTTACGCAGTGAAGgtcagggtgtttttttttccactttcttATCAGAAACCAGAGAATATACAGCCTGTCTTGTGACCCAGGATAAAGTCCTCTCAGATATGAGCTTTCCCAGCGGCAGCTCTTTTTATGTTCATGCTATTATGCGTCTGGTGATTATTGGTCGGTTTCACGTGTGTTAGTTagttctgtttaaaaaaagaaaaactcatgaaaacatttataatCTTACAATTCCATGCAAGTAACTGATAATGGACTCCACGGGAATCTGCATGTAGAATAATGTATACAAGTCAAAAGGTGTGCTTGCACCATTATTTTTGCCTGGGTTTCCAAAGTCCACTATCCCTTTCTACTCACACAGACCTGCAGATTTGTATGTAGTAAGGAGTGTGAAGCTCACGCAAGGGAGCCAACTCTGAGCCACCTCGTTCAAGAAAACAGAAAGTTCTCAGAATCAGTCAGAATAGGCTATAGGCGTAAAACGCAAAGACCGATCATTTCTTCCAACTCAACGGCAGAATTCCAATACAGATCAGTCTTCTCTGCCATAGCATCACAGTGCGACGATGCACATTCCTCACGTAGTACACGTTCGGCGCAGCGGGGAGAAATGTCAAAGGGCATATATTCCTCAGgatcaaaatgtatttagaaAACAGCTGGCCTGGTATATGGGAAAGTAACATTGTGGTATTATGCTCAATTCAACAAAACCATACCAGAGGGTTTGCCAACAGAGATCTCAATATGCTTACTATGAGAAAGAATTGTCCAGTTATTATGGGGGCATTCACTGGGGGGGCGTCCACTAGTCTTGATAATCGACAAGATGCTGTAGGCCTATGTGTATGACGTGATTGTTTATCTTGACCCGAACCCCAAGTTCTGAAGTTATAATGCAAAACGTCATTACATTTGCACATTACGTTAAAGGTGAACATCAGGAGTCGGTCATTATAAAATCCGATTTCAGAACCCATTGCTCTTTTTAGCCACacagtttatatatataaacaatttTGCAATATATATATGCAGAATTGAGGAAATTGACATCAAGCACACTTCTGCTTTAAGGATCGTGACCTTCTGATTGTACCTCAACATATAGTGCAAGGTGCAAACAACACGATAAACTCGCAGGTAGGTTGCACACAATCAGATGAAATTGATGGTAGCTGACCTCTTTGAATAGCCCACACGCAAATGATGTCTAAAACTCGACTTGACTAAACTTGGTGTTATGAAAAGTTTGGCAGGCACATGATTCATTTCGACATTGCACCAACCCCGTATCATGTTCTTCCACATTCTCTGAAAAGACATTAGGGCTAACGTTTCTAAAAACACAAAATTAGATTTCTGCAGTTATTTTGCATGATGCAATCCCATTAGAATAACTTACAGTAAACCATGGCAACTTCGTTGTTCTTATACGACATTTGGTTAACTGAAACATTAGTCACTATTTCGTACAGCACTGTTAACGCCTTACCTGTTTTTGCTTCGATGTTCGTCCTCAGTATGTCCCCGCTTGAAATATGCTTTAGTCCAAAACTTTTAGTTATGCGGTCGGATACTGTGCCTTTCCCGGAGCCAGGTGGTCCCATTATTACCGCACGAAATACCGTGCGCAAAACCATTTTCAAAACCTTCTTGCAAATCTAGATAATAACAATGAACGTGTGCTACTTAAAGCATACTCGTTTATTTCCAACAAAACCCTCTATATGTACAGAAAAGCTATTTTATTCAAATACTGGCATGCCTTGTCAGGACTGTCTGTCTGCAAACTGTTCTGCTCATCCTCTTGGTCTTACAAATAAGCTTTCCTCTCCGATACATCACCGATGCgaatggaagaggaggaggaacactCAGGAAGTTCACGACAAATGTACTCTACGTCCACCGTGTACTCAGGGGCACATGAGGACACATCTGATCGTGAAGTGAGCAATGCACTATGCAATGACTGTGGAAAATACTTAAAAAGCAAGTGTATCATATAGGTTATTAACTCTATTTCTTATATAACGTTGTTATGTAATACGTGTGTTGATGGGTTAAATGCTGTGGCCTACATCTCCGTTTGATTAATCCTCTGGTATGGTTCACCGGCGTTCAGTAGAGCCTTGGCTATGCGTACTGATGTCGATTTTTAAGCAACCAtgcagcgtttttttttttttttttaaaagaatacaaaattaGAGTAGCATACGTGCCAATATAGTGTATCACCCTCTATAGCCTCATTTGAGATGACACCATCACGTTGTTACAGTAATAGTTTACCTACCGCATAGTGGTGCGTAATGACCGCTGCatgaagtgagagaatgagaaagaatgaagagaaataacaatatattttcCGTATATATAATCATATgaaactaaatactaaatagcCCACATCCTCTAGTTGGAAGCAGCATATGGGAGAGGCACACCGTGTGGATGTGGACTATTTCCCTCACGATGCCATTGAAGACATCGCTGTAAAATTATTACGGATCAGCAGCAATAGTTAGTGATTATACAGTGGCTTCTGGTCAAGTAGCCTTTGAAACATTTCAAAGAGGTTGAAACAAAAGATTACACGTACCCAATGTTTAAATATTGTGTCTTATTGGATTTTTTTCAGGATCAGCATCTTGCCAAGAGAATGTCGTGACGTAGAAAACCCTACTCAATTGCGCCCCCGCTAGACAAAAAAGACAttacatcaaaacaaaacattacattgaCAGGTCTAAGGTACCATGAGGTCTGTCATTCTGCAAGATGCCATTGCCTAAATGTATCAGCTTCTACTGAGAGCCACTGAATTGTATATTCCATATTGGACAGAATGCATCCTACAAATCCGTATAAATAGAAGGTATCTGATAATACCTCAGGAAATAGTCtttagtctctgtgtgtctatgcctGGCATATGCCTGGCATACAGATATAGGCCTATATGAGGTTCCATTATTAAATACCTGAAGTTAAGAAAAATAAGGCCAAAAAGGAATTATTCACCTGTATGGATTTATGTAAAGCAGCCATGCAAAATAAAATGCTACTTGCTTTTTTTTAGTTTGAACCTTCATTATGTGAAAGAATGGCTTAATAAAGGAAGAGTAGTTTATAACAGTGACTTTGTCAATATTGATTGATTAGGGAATATAAATGTGTCATATATGATGGATGTATACATTGTTATTTGATTGAAGTGTGACTCCCCTTGTCATTGTCATTCTGACTAGATCATAATTCAACACAGCaggatctctgtctctctatgtcacTAGCTGACACTTTACAGAGACAGTTTGAGGATTGATTAGGTTGGGGCATAGCAGGGGTGTGAGAATTGACTGATAGAcactttgtttaaaaaaaaaaaaa
This Clupea harengus unplaced genomic scaffold, Ch_v2.0.2, whole genome shotgun sequence DNA region includes the following protein-coding sequences:
- the ak3 gene encoding GTP:AMP phosphotransferase AK3, mitochondrial isoform X2, with the translated sequence MKSCIDQGQLVPDDVISRLILSNLRNIEQSSWLLDGFPRTVSQAESLESVCNVDTVINLNVPFVTIKDRLTSRWVHLASGRVYNTHFNPPTVPGIDDVTGEALTQRDDDTPDTVTRRLKGYEHQTQPVLEYYRSKGVLETFSGTETNKIWPHVQAFLARKIPSSSGGQAAAGKN
- the ak3 gene encoding GTP:AMP phosphotransferase AK3, mitochondrial isoform X1 — encoded protein: MVLRTVFRAVIMGPPGSGKGTVSDRITKSFGLKHISSGDILRTNIEAKTELGLLMKSCIDQGQLVPDDVISRLILSNLRNIEQSSWLLDGFPRTVSQAESLESVCNVDTVINLNVPFVTIKDRLTSRWVHLASGRVYNTHFNPPTVPGIDDVTGEALTQRDDDTPDTVTRRLKGYEHQTQPVLEYYRSKGVLETFSGTETNKIWPHVQAFLARKIPSSSGGQAAAGKN